A genome region from Anastrepha obliqua isolate idAnaObli1 chromosome 4, idAnaObli1_1.0, whole genome shotgun sequence includes the following:
- the LOC129245097 gene encoding E3 ubiquitin-protein ligase Smurf1 — protein sequence MNKLDYPRRNGAHKVRITILCARNLARKDLFRLPDPFAKVQVDGTAQVYTTDISKSSLDPKWNAHYDLFVGSNDAVTITVWNQRKIHKASGFLGCVRIPADSIQRLKGMGFTRLNLGKLSPEDDDMVRGQIIIALLSKDGPCGGNPLAVVGPSGDIRGPSEDDSSEDSLPEGWEERRAGNGRVYYVNHATKSTQWDRPNTRHRQRSAGQHSQVTSLNQPAGPTRSTTCTNLLNGQNNCSSGRNGGEAADERRHSTEILTSSSVGSSSINNGSNTNTAIQLGKENCSPKRLEKDISNMPSAVPSTKKAIQQTRASNQQNQACASVAKVSDGPLAATQQVRGNDYIAPATNTMITTTAATVSTTTTTTPITSYFVNSEGVAHGVSRNDNQGKSSKSETISHTNQGASLFNGHNLSELGDGPHILGTPATPQRQHTQNQANGNASTSGSNTPLSQTNGWSTEASEQLSSTIPTTMLVSPTSGNGNACGSSVVSSVGLVQRSNSNSNLQLSTQASSTPSNGNQRERDRDRDRERERDSRNGGIPPTNSTASTAITPGQRSQRRATRGSEDSSRRRSSRSTRAANSSGSGGSHRYAICNTNGANLTARPFMDLPAGYEMRTTQQGQVYFFHTPTGVSTWHDPRIPRDFDTQHLTLDAVGPLPSGWEQRKTASGRVYFVDHNNRTTQFTDPRFNCNILQMIRRGTLSSNGSGSGVVAAVVSTGNGSIVQHLSPAASHPLSGNNSGGASSNGGAASGGSSTPHRIANSAAAPPADLPQGLLEGAELLPKYRRDLVGKMRALRTELQTLQPQSGHCRLEVSRNEIFEESYRLIMKMRPKDMRKRLMVKFKGEEGLDYGGVAREWLHLLSREMLNPQYGLFQYSRDDHYTLQINPDSGVNPDHLSYFHFVGRILGIAVFHGHCLDGGFTTPFYKQLLNKPITLSDIEGVDPELHRSLTWMLENNITGIIDSTFSVENNSFGALVVHELKPSGASIPVIEDNKREYVKLYVNYRFMRGIEQQFLALQKGFCELIPSQLLRPFDERELELVIGGISSIDVSDWRINTRLKHCTPETPQVIWFWQVVESYSSEMRARLLQFVTGSSRVPLQGFRALQGSTGAVGPRLFTIHLTTDVPTQNLPKAHTCFNRIDLPPYETYQLLCDKLTQAVEETCGFAVE from the exons GGCTCCCTGATCCATTTGCCAAAGTGCAGGTGGATGGCACAGCACAGGTCTATACCACGGATATTAGTAAGTCGTCTCTAGATCCCAAATGGAACGCGCACTACGACCTTTTTGTAGGTAGTAACGATGCTGTTACGATTACTGTATGGAATCAGCGAAAGATACATAAAGCTAGTGGTTTTCTCGGCTGTGTACGCATACCTGCGGATTCAATACAGAGGCTGAAGGGCATGGGAT ttacgCGATTGAATTTAGGCAAACTGTCTCCTGAAGATGATGATATGGTTCGTGGCCAGATTATAATTGCTTTATTGTCAAAAGATGGTCCATGTGGTGGCAATCCTTTGGCAGTAGTAGGTCCCAGCGGTGACATTCGCGGTCCATCGGAGGATGATTCGTCTGAGGACAGTTTGCCAGAAGGTTGGGAGGAGCGTCGCGCGGGTAATGGTCGTGTATATTATGTTAATCATGCAACGAAATCAACCCAATGGGATCGACCCAATACGCGTCATCGTCAACGCTCGGCTGGGCAACATAGTCAAGTTACTAGCTTGAATCAGCCTGCTGGTCCAACTCGCTCGACAACTTGTACAAACCTTCTTAATGGCCAAAATAACTGTAGCAGTGGGAGAAATGGAGGCGAAGCAGCCGACGAAAGACGTCATTCCACGGAAATACTCACCTCATCGAGTGTGGGGAGTAGCAGTATTAACAATGGTAGCAATACAAACACTGCCATTCAATTGGGCAAAGAAAATTGTAGTCCAAAGCGGTTAGAGAAAGATATTAGTAATATGCCATCGGCAGTACCCAGCACAAAAAAAGCAATCCAACAGACTCGGGCTAGTAATCAACAAAATCAAGCATGTGCTAGCGTGGCTAAAGTATCTGATGGACCTCTGGCAGCCACACAACAGGTGCGAGGAAATGATTATATAGCACCGGCAACAAATACAATGATAACCACAACAGCAGCGACAGtttcaacgacaacaacaacaacacccatCACGTCTTATTTTGTGAATTCGGAGGGTGTTGCCCATGGAGTATCACGCAATGACAATCAGGGGAAATCATCGAAGTCAGAAACAATATCACATACCAATCAAGGGGCGTCTTTATTTAATGGGCATAACTTATCGGAGTTAGGTGATGGACCTCACATTTTAGGAACACCGGCAACACCACAGCGTCAACATACTCAAAATCAG GCCAATGGTAATGCTAGTACGAGCGGATCAAATACTCCTCTGTCGCAGACAAATGGTTGGAGTACCGAAGCAAGTGAACAACTTTCGTCGACGATACCTACTACTATGCTAGTAAGTCCGACATCAGGCAATGGCAATGCTTGTGGAAGCAGCGTTGTTAGCAGTGTTGGTCTGGTGCAGAGATCCAACTCGAACTCGAACTTACAATTATCAACACAAGCAAGTTCAACGCcgtcaaatggcaatcaacgcGAGAGGGACCGTGATCGTGATAGAGAACGTGAACGAGATTCACGCAATGGGGGTATACCGCCTACAAACTCCACTGCTTCAACAGCAATAACTCCTGGTCAACGTTCACAGCGACGTGCTACACGTGGTAGTGAAGATTCATCGCGTCGCCGTTCTTCGCGAAGCACGCGAGCTGCTAATAGTAGCGGCAGTGGTGGTAGTCATCGATATGCGATTTGTAACACCAATGGTGCTAATCTGACAGCACGTCCTTTTATGGACCTACCCGCAGGTTATGAGATGCGTACAACTCAACAAGGTCAAGTGTACTTTTTTCACACTCCTACGGGTGTATCGACTTGGCACGATCCGCGCATACCTCGCGATTTCGACACGCAACATCTAACACTTGACGCAGTGGGACCTCTACCTAGTGGTTGGGAACAACGAAAAACTGCATCTGGAAGAGTATATTTTGTAGATCATAACAATCGGACGACACAGTTTACTGATCCCCGATTTAATTGCAATATATTGCAAATGATACGACGAGGTACGCTGTCTAGTAATGGAAGTGGTTCCGGTGTGGTGGCTGCTGTGGTTTCAACGGGTAATGGTAGCATTGTACAGCACCTTTCTCCTGCAGCCTCCCATCCGCTGTCTGGTAATAATAGCGGAGGAGCAAGCAGTAATGGCGGTGCTGCTAGTGGAGGTTCTAGTACGCCTCATCGCATAGCAAATAGTGCGGCTGCCCCACCCGCAGATCTTCCACAAGGTCTTCTAGAAGGTGCTGAATTGTTACCAAAATATCGTCGCGATTTAGTTGGAAAAATGCGCGCTTTGCGTACCGAACTGCAGACACTGCAACCACAGTCCGGTCACTGTCGTCTTGAAGTGTCACGTAACGAAATCTTTGAAGAGAGTTACAGACTGATTATGAAAATGCGACCTAAGGACATGCgcaaacgtttaatggtaaAGTTCAAGGGAGAGGAAGGCCTCGACTATGGCGGCGTTGCGCGTGAATGGCTGCATTTACTCTCACGGGAAATGCTTAATCCCCAGTATGGATTATTTCAATATTCACGCGATGATCATTATACGTTGCAAATTAATCCAGACTCTG GTGTTAATCCAGACCACTTATCATATTTTCACTTCGTTGGGCGCATCTTAGGAATAGCGGTGTTTCATGGACACTGCTTGGATGGTGGCTTTACGACACCTTTTTATAAGCAACTACTTAACAAACCCATCACATtaagtgatattgaaggggttGATCCAGAGTTGCATCGTAGTCTAACATGGATGCT CGAAAATAATATAACAGGTATTATAGATTCCACATTTAGTGTGGAAAATAATAGCTTTGGTGCATTGGTAGTTCACGAACTAAAACCATCAGGTGCCTCAATACCAGTTATCGAGGATAATAAGCGCGAATATGTCAAGCTTTATGTGAATTATAGGTTTATGCGCGGTATTGAGCAACAGTTTTTGGCATTGCAGAAAG GTTTTTGTGAACTCATTCCAAGTCAACTTTTACGCCCATTCGATGAGCGAGAGTTAGAGTTGGTGATTGGAGGTATTTCGAGCATAGATGTTAGTGATTGGCGCATAAATACAAGACTGAAACATTGCACCCCGGAAACGCCACAAGTTATTTGGTTCTGGCAG GTGGTGGAATCCTATTCCTCTGAGATGCGAGCACGTCTTTTGCAATTCGTAACTGGTTCATCACGTGTTCCATTGCAAGGTTTTCGAGCGTTGCAAGGCTCAACTGGAGCAGTTGGACCACGCTTGTTCACCATACACCTTACTACAGATGTGCCAACGCAAAACTTGCCAAAAGCACATACGTGCTTCAATCGCATCGATTTACCGCCTTATGAAACGTATCAGTTGTTGTGCGATAAACTGACGCAGGCTGTGGAGGAAACTTGTGGATTTGCCGTAGAATAA
- the LOC129245099 gene encoding damage-control phosphatase ARMT1-like isoform X1, whose protein sequence is MSNLDLDFDNKHGIVNSKTARHSLISARFKQSFAYYVLRYRLPSHLAEIKNSLIDKLDTLVSQYGEESRGDFKKVIYKIGQLKIRMENNGIFHQFSGTEPDKDLWNNFLLNLEEGQNTFFGTCFLYSECYVFRRLISYLENTKTLKKFDYYALKKERALINFSTTIEVMLFGIRAVQASDDVLRFLLRLNLWGNQCDISADTTKYKVKKKGPFEHLREYEKNIIIDSSNSIINCFKSADHSKPVLVDFISDNTGYELVVDFMLANYLLETKLADKIRFHLKAVPWFVTDATATDFYWTLDQLKKQTGRCTQEYAKLWLQYLSDGKFEVAETEYFWTSPYEFYRMRDVRPDLYRQLAQAYMIIIKGDCNYRKLIGDFLWDASEPFITCIRGFQPANICSLRIVKTEIICGLSPEKNEVLTKIDKDWRLGGEYGTIQFIEKNYCSCPESSE, encoded by the exons ATGTCTAATTTAGACCTCGATTTCGACAACAAACATGGCATAGTAAATTCAAAGACTGCACGGCATTCGCTTATATCAGCCCGATTTAAGCA AAGCTTTGCCTATTATGTATTGCGTTATAGACTCCCAAGTCATTTAGCTGAGATTAAGAATAGCTTAATTGACAAGTTGGATACACTGGTGTCACAATACGGTGAG GAATCTCGAGGAGATTTTAAAAAGGTTATTTATAAAATAGGTCAGTTAAAAATTCGAATGGAAAACAATGGAATATTTCACCAGTTTTCTGGAACag AGCCTGATAaagatttgtggaacaacttcctATTAAACCTAGAGGAAGGCCAAAACACCTTCTTTGGCACTTGCTTCCTTTATTCTGAGTGTTACGTCTTCCGTCGATTGATTTCCTACTTAGAGAACacgaaaaccttaaaaaaattcgacTACTATGCTTTAAAGAAAGAGAGAGCCTTAATAAATTTTTCGACAACAATAGAAGTTATGCTATTTGGAATACGTGCGGTTCAGGCTTCCGATGATGTATTACGGTTTCTCCTAAGG CTAAATCTATGGGGTAATCAATGTGATATATCAGCCGATACAAcgaaatataaagtaaaaaaaaaaggccCCTTCGAACACCTACGAGAATACGAGAAAAACATAATAATCGATAGCTCGAATTCGATCATTAACTGTTTTAAATCAGCAGACCATTCCAAGCCTGTGTTGGTGGATTTCATTTCAGACAACACCGGTTATGAGCTGGTTGTTGACTTCATGCTGGCCAATTATTTGCTTGAAACTAAGCTGGCGGATAAAATTCGCTTTCATCTAAAGGCTGTTCCTTGGTTTGTTACGGATGCGACGGCTACTGATTTCTACTGGACACTtgatcaattaaaaaaacagactGGACGTTGTACACAAGAATATGCTAAATTGTGGCTTCAATATTTGAGCGATGGTAAATTCGAAGTAGCGGAAACCGAATATTTTTGGACAAGTCCTTACGAGTTCTATAG AATGCGTGATGTTCGTCCAGATTTATATAGACAACTAGCTCAAGCTTATATGATCATCATAAAGGGTGATTGTAATTATAGAAAACTAATAGGTGATTTTCTCTGGGATGCTTCGGAGCCTTTCATAACTTGCATTCGAG GGTTTCAACCAGCTAACATATGCAGTTTAAGAATcgtaaaaactgaaataatatgTGGCTTAAGTCCCGAGAAAAATGAagttttaacaaaaatcgacaaGGATTGGAGGCTTGGGGGCGAATATGGAACCATACAGTTTATAGAAAAAAACTATTGCAGTTGTCCAGAATCATCAGAATAG
- the LOC129245099 gene encoding damage-control phosphatase ARMT1-like isoform X2 translates to MENNGIFHQFSGTEPDKDLWNNFLLNLEEGQNTFFGTCFLYSECYVFRRLISYLENTKTLKKFDYYALKKERALINFSTTIEVMLFGIRAVQASDDVLRFLLRLNLWGNQCDISADTTKYKVKKKGPFEHLREYEKNIIIDSSNSIINCFKSADHSKPVLVDFISDNTGYELVVDFMLANYLLETKLADKIRFHLKAVPWFVTDATATDFYWTLDQLKKQTGRCTQEYAKLWLQYLSDGKFEVAETEYFWTSPYEFYRMRDVRPDLYRQLAQAYMIIIKGDCNYRKLIGDFLWDASEPFITCIRGFQPANICSLRIVKTEIICGLSPEKNEVLTKIDKDWRLGGEYGTIQFIEKNYCSCPESSE, encoded by the exons ATGGAAAACAATGGAATATTTCACCAGTTTTCTGGAACag AGCCTGATAaagatttgtggaacaacttcctATTAAACCTAGAGGAAGGCCAAAACACCTTCTTTGGCACTTGCTTCCTTTATTCTGAGTGTTACGTCTTCCGTCGATTGATTTCCTACTTAGAGAACacgaaaaccttaaaaaaattcgacTACTATGCTTTAAAGAAAGAGAGAGCCTTAATAAATTTTTCGACAACAATAGAAGTTATGCTATTTGGAATACGTGCGGTTCAGGCTTCCGATGATGTATTACGGTTTCTCCTAAGG CTAAATCTATGGGGTAATCAATGTGATATATCAGCCGATACAAcgaaatataaagtaaaaaaaaaaggccCCTTCGAACACCTACGAGAATACGAGAAAAACATAATAATCGATAGCTCGAATTCGATCATTAACTGTTTTAAATCAGCAGACCATTCCAAGCCTGTGTTGGTGGATTTCATTTCAGACAACACCGGTTATGAGCTGGTTGTTGACTTCATGCTGGCCAATTATTTGCTTGAAACTAAGCTGGCGGATAAAATTCGCTTTCATCTAAAGGCTGTTCCTTGGTTTGTTACGGATGCGACGGCTACTGATTTCTACTGGACACTtgatcaattaaaaaaacagactGGACGTTGTACACAAGAATATGCTAAATTGTGGCTTCAATATTTGAGCGATGGTAAATTCGAAGTAGCGGAAACCGAATATTTTTGGACAAGTCCTTACGAGTTCTATAG AATGCGTGATGTTCGTCCAGATTTATATAGACAACTAGCTCAAGCTTATATGATCATCATAAAGGGTGATTGTAATTATAGAAAACTAATAGGTGATTTTCTCTGGGATGCTTCGGAGCCTTTCATAACTTGCATTCGAG GGTTTCAACCAGCTAACATATGCAGTTTAAGAATcgtaaaaactgaaataatatgTGGCTTAAGTCCCGAGAAAAATGAagttttaacaaaaatcgacaaGGATTGGAGGCTTGGGGGCGAATATGGAACCATACAGTTTATAGAAAAAAACTATTGCAGTTGTCCAGAATCATCAGAATAG
- the LOC129244420 gene encoding uncharacterized protein LOC129244420 encodes MSIINNKGSSAEFDAKYGILDFDTPPHSLMCGLYKRSFAYYTLRSRLPVTITGIIDALTRDKEYLVSEYGEESREEIKNIIGLISKLKYQLQTDKALETFVGKEPDKEAWNHFIENLCEGKISFFKVCWLYAECYIYRRLSSFFENSNTLTTFDHFAKQKQNALVNSIKCIEVILNVLQEIESTYDSFRLMLKLNLWGNRCDLSITSGKEVQLGDNPFELVRSFDNKVIIDASSSVIECLKSVNTNKPAIVEFVCDNAGYELFTDFVLADYLIKSKMADKVRFNLKAIPWFISDATIDDFNWTLQYLQNHTAHVLQEYGRKWQKFVNENKFEIAPLDYFWTSPYEYYRMRDINPGLYDRLSEANLIIFKGDLNYRKLIGDFSWKYTESFTTCLRGFLPTNLASLRTVKADLICGLFEGQAENLFKTNKDWMTTGEYGTIQFINKQTASTEDNQVKPRTLLASKQIIEFVLTVKMTSKNLMKACPFYIVDNKTPRHTLLSARYKQSFAYKTMCFRLPGILNNIAEDISINTENIIAEFGEEIRKDVQSIISRILKLKYKIENDCVMKTFDGNERDKSLWNDLLKELNTDSNTFLRACWLYAECYVYRRLYCFFENHTTLKAYDYFSHNKRNAFVTSTNSMLEILRDLKTMETHISDDYLKLLLKLNLWGNRCDLSISSGKEVKLHGNPFELVRNLDTKILIDQSSKIIECLKSADCGNPVIIEMICDNAGYELFTDFILADYLIESKLASAVRFNLKAMPWFISDATINDFRWSLQFMKDHTSSALRDYGKKWQTFVVENKFQVANLNYFWTSPYEYYRMPAIDPDLYARLSKAHLVIFKGDLNYRKLISDFSWDSTESFTTCLRGFQPTNVCSLRTVKADLICGLAKGQADILDREDKDWMTTGDYGTIQFSGKCDFT; translated from the exons ATGTCCATTATCAATAATAAAGGGTCCTCAGCTGAATTTGATGCTAAATATGGCATTTTGGATTTCGATACGCCCCCGCATTCTTTAATGTGTGGCCTTTAtaaaag AAGCTTCGCGTACTACACTTTGCGCTCTCGACTACCAGTAACGATTACCGGCATAATTGACGCTTTAACTAGAGATAAGGAATATTTGGTGTCAGAGTATGGTGAG gagtctcgagaagaaataaaaaatattattggttTAATTTCGAAATTGAAATATCAACTGCAAACTGACAAAGCGCTGGAAACTTTTGTTGGAAAAG aaCCCGATAAAGAGGCTTGGAATCATTTCATCGAAAATCTCTGTGAAGgaaaaattagcttttttaaggtTTGTTGGCTATACGCCGAGTGTTATATATATCGTCGCTTGTCttcgtttttcgaaaattctaaTACACTAACCACGTTTGATCATTTtgctaaacaaaaacaaaatgctctTGTTAATTCCATTAAATGCATTGAAGTAATACTTAATGTTCTCCAAGAAATTGAAAGTACCTACGATTCTTTTCGCTTAATGCTAAAG CTCAATTTGTGGGGCAATCGCTGTGACCTGTCTATCACATCCGGTAAAGAGGTTCAACTTGGAGACAATCCCTTTGAGCTTGTGCGTAGTTTTGACAATAAAGTTATCATTGATGCTTCAAGCTCAGTTATTGAGTGCCTGAAAtcggtaaatacaaataaaccaGCTATTGTGGAATTCGTTTGTGATAATGCTGGTTATGAGCTTTTTACCGATTTCGTGCTTGCCGACTACCTGATTAAAAGTAAAATGGCGGATAAAGTTCGTTTTAATTTGAAGGCCATCCCTTGGTTCATTTCTGATGCTACAATCGACGATTTTAACTGGACCctacaatatttacaaaatcaCACTGCACATGTTTTACAAGAATATGGTAGAAAGtggcaaaaatttgtaaatgaaaataaatttgaaatagcaCCCCTGGACTATTTTTGGACAAGTCCTTATGAATACTAtag AATGCGCGATATCAATCCAGGCTTATATGATAGACTTTCAGAAGCCaatcttattatttttaagggAGATCTCAACTACCGTAAGTTAATAGGCGATTTCTCCTGGAAATATACTGAGTCGTTTACAACATGTCTCAGGG gttttttaCCAACTAATCTTGCTAGCTTACGAACTGTGAAGGCAGATTTGATTTGTGGCCTTTTTGAGGGACAAGcagaaaacttatttaaaactaataaagaTTGGATGACAACTGGCGAGTATGGTACCATAcagtttataaataaacaaactgcATCTACCGAAGATAACCA AGTGAAACCTCGTACTTTATTGGCTTCGaaacaaattattgaatttgTTCTAACTGTGAAAATGACCAGCAAAAACCTAATGAAGGCCTGCCCGTTCTATATTGTTGATAACAAAACTCCCAGGCATACTCTTTTGTCTGCGCGGTACAAACA aAGTTTTGCCTACAAAACTATGTGCTTCCGATTACCTGGAATCTTAAACAATATCGCTGAAGACATAtcaataaatactgaaaatataATTGCTGAGTTCGGAGAG gaaatTCGAAAAGACGTCCAATCTATTATAAGCAGGATTTTAaagctaaaatataaaattgaaaacgaTTGTGTAATGAAGACATTTGATGGAAATG aACGGGACAAAAGCCTTTGGAATGACCTTCTTAAGGAACTGAATACTGATTCTAAcacatttttaagagcttgtTGGCTATATGCTGAATGCTACGTGTATCGACGTCTATACTGCTTTTTTGAAAACCACACGACCCTTAAGGCATATGATTACTTCTCACATAATAAACGGAATGCCTTTGTAACCAGTACGAATTCAATGCTTGAAATACTTCGCGATCTTAAAACTATGGAAACCCATATATCCGAtgattatttaaaacttttgttgAAG ctGAATTTGTGGGGAAATCGTTGCGACCTATCAATTTCTTCTGGAAAAGAGGTGAAACTTCATGGCAATCCGTTCGAACTTGTTAGAAATTTGGATACAAAGATACTTATTGATCAAAGTTCTAAGATTATTGAATGTCTTAAATCTGCAGACTGTGGAAATCCAGTGATTATTGAGATGATTTGTGATAATGCTGGTTATGAACTTTTTACCGATTTTATACTGGCCGACTATCTAATCGAAAGCAAATTAGCTAGCGCGGTTCGATTCAACTTAAAAGCTATGCCTTGGTTTATATCCGATGCAACAATAAATGACTTTCGTTGGAGTTTACAATTTATGAAGGATCATACATCGAGCGCTTTACGAGACTACGGCAAAAAATGGCAAACAtttgttgtggaaaataaatttcaagtggctaatttaaactatttttggaCAAGTCCGTACGAATATTATAG GATGCCTGCAATCGATCCGGACTTGTATGCAAGACTTTCTAAAGCTCATTTAGTGATCTTCAAGGGAGACCTAAACTATCGCAAGCTTATCAGTGACTTTTCTTGGGATTCTACAGAGTCTTTTACAACATGTTTAAGAG GCTTTCAACCAACAAATGTGTGTAGCCTTCGTACTGTCAAAGCCGATTTGATATGTGGTCTTGCAAAGGGGCAAGCAGATATACTAGATAGGGAGGATAAAGATTGGATGACAACTGGTGACTACGGAACTATTCAATTTTCGGGCAAATGTGACTTTAcctga